In Thiospirochaeta perfilievii, a single window of DNA contains:
- the metA gene encoding homoserine O-acetyltransferase MetA produces MPIKIKDKLPAIEILNSENIFVMTETRAVSQDIRPLKIAILNLMPKKVTTETHLLRLLSNTPLQLEVDLLHPKSHKSKNTDHRHLEYFYKTFQDIKGKNYDGLIITGAPVETLEFEKVDYWEELKEIMDWSKDHVTSTLHICWGALAGLYYHFGVDKYQTPEKISGIYKHSVENKFSPIARGFDDNFLAPHSRHTEILRKEVEKVSALEIVSESEEAGIYIVTSNDGKQIFVTGHSEYDPLTLKEEYERDIKVDPEKTVIPKNYFPDDDPNKTPVVNWRGHANLLFLNWLNYYVYQMTPYELNK; encoded by the coding sequence ATGCCAATTAAGATAAAAGATAAATTACCAGCAATTGAAATATTAAATAGCGAAAATATATTTGTAATGACAGAGACAAGGGCTGTCTCCCAGGATATTAGGCCTCTTAAAATAGCAATTTTAAACTTGATGCCAAAAAAAGTTACAACAGAGACCCACTTATTAAGACTTCTATCTAACACTCCTTTACAGTTAGAAGTGGATCTCCTACATCCTAAAAGCCATAAATCTAAAAATACTGACCACAGGCACTTAGAGTATTTTTATAAAACTTTTCAAGATATTAAGGGTAAAAATTATGATGGACTAATTATTACTGGTGCACCAGTTGAGACCTTGGAATTTGAAAAGGTAGATTATTGGGAAGAGTTAAAAGAGATAATGGATTGGTCTAAGGATCATGTAACTTCAACACTTCATATATGCTGGGGTGCATTAGCAGGACTCTATTATCACTTTGGTGTGGATAAATATCAAACACCTGAGAAGATTTCTGGAATCTATAAGCATAGCGTAGAAAATAAATTTAGTCCTATAGCTAGAGGTTTTGACGATAACTTTCTTGCTCCCCATTCAAGACATACAGAAATTCTAAGAAAAGAGGTTGAGAAAGTTTCAGCTCTTGAAATAGTCTCAGAGTCTGAAGAGGCTGGTATTTATATCGTTACATCCAACGATGGTAAGCAGATTTTTGTTACAGGACACTCTGAGTACGATCCTTTAACCTTAAAGGAGGAGTATGAGAGGGATATTAAGGTAGACCCAGAAAAAACGGTTATCCCTAAAAATTACTTTCCAGATGATGATCCTAATAAAACACCTGTTGTAAACTGGAGGGGTCATGCGAACCTTCTTTTTTTAAACTGGCTTAACTACTATGTCTACCAGATGACTCCTTATGAACTAAATAAATAA
- a CDS encoding sensor histidine kinase, whose protein sequence is MGRSFRQRILNINISRRIFLFFTGLLLMSLLFSGILYKRIYSSLMLDEVNKISMQNLRSISSNIRIILKNVNNSSKVILSNSGVQQLLNSENGYSELELKDGVNRTISSMMSNYDEILSIYVLDTKGHRYYADYDVKNVFLFNSSFHDKIWARARELRGESYFVQNGGEIFNGLTTKDFVSNIRIINDLTTQKPIGGVVINVSKDELKSSYNSIVKKDGTKIYLFDENASLILSSYDYSRDIKNFTLDNWNNNHGSYVDKKNSILYSYLNILEYNWRIVTVIPISDDSTIYTLTLTSLSLFFLLTILVLIGSVIIARVITKPINIMVNSMVDIGRGDLNELYFETSITEFNSLRDGYNLMTMEIKSLLKKIVIDEKRKRRTELETLQAQIKPHFLYNTFDSISSLALMGENKKVYKMVTSLGKFYRINLSKGREVISFKQEIEALKSYLNILSLRYDNFITNFYIEDETSNVKVLKLILQPFLENSIYHGIKPKGEPGIINIYGTIDSDFLSIKIEDNGIGMEEDIIKTIFSSKSSFGVRGTIERINLFYEGDDLVIIKSKKGVGTTVIIKIPLGERVLYGNL, encoded by the coding sequence ATGGGTAGAAGTTTTAGGCAGAGAATTTTAAATATAAACATTAGTCGTAGGATATTTCTCTTTTTTACTGGTCTACTGCTAATGTCACTACTGTTTAGTGGCATTCTCTATAAGAGGATCTACTCATCTTTAATGCTAGATGAGGTGAATAAAATATCTATGCAAAATTTACGTTCAATAAGCTCTAACATTAGAATTATTCTTAAAAATGTTAATAACTCATCTAAGGTTATTCTATCAAATAGTGGCGTACAACAACTTCTTAACTCTGAGAATGGCTACTCTGAATTAGAGTTAAAAGATGGTGTTAATAGAACTATCTCATCGATGATGAGTAATTATGATGAAATTCTATCAATATATGTATTAGATACAAAGGGGCATAGGTATTACGCGGACTACGATGTTAAAAATGTTTTTTTATTCAACAGTAGTTTTCACGACAAAATATGGGCAAGGGCAAGAGAATTAAGGGGTGAGTCCTATTTTGTTCAGAATGGGGGAGAGATTTTTAATGGTTTAACAACTAAGGATTTTGTCTCTAATATTAGAATCATTAATGATCTAACAACCCAAAAACCAATAGGTGGAGTAGTTATAAATGTTTCTAAAGATGAATTGAAGTCATCTTATAACAGTATAGTGAAAAAAGATGGTACTAAGATATATCTGTTTGACGAGAATGCCTCTTTAATTCTTTCCTCCTACGATTATTCAAGGGATATTAAAAACTTTACATTGGATAATTGGAATAATAACCATGGCTCCTATGTAGATAAAAAAAATAGCATATTGTACTCATATTTGAATATTTTAGAATATAATTGGAGGATTGTAACTGTTATTCCTATATCAGATGACTCAACAATATATACTTTGACTCTTACATCCCTCTCTCTCTTTTTTTTACTTACTATCCTTGTCCTAATTGGTTCTGTAATAATTGCTAGGGTAATTACAAAACCTATTAATATAATGGTTAACTCCATGGTTGATATTGGTCGTGGTGACTTAAATGAGCTCTATTTTGAAACATCTATAACTGAGTTTAACTCTCTTAGGGATGGATATAATCTAATGACCATGGAGATTAAGAGTCTACTAAAAAAGATTGTAATTGATGAGAAAAGAAAAAGACGTACTGAATTAGAGACTCTACAAGCTCAGATAAAACCCCATTTTTTATACAATACCTTCGACTCTATTAGCTCTCTTGCCTTAATGGGGGAGAATAAGAAGGTATATAAAATGGTAACTTCTCTTGGAAAGTTTTATAGGATAAATCTTAGTAAAGGCAGGGAGGTCATATCCTTTAAACAGGAGATCGAGGCCCTTAAAAGTTACTTAAATATTCTCTCCTTAAGGTATGATAATTTTATAACAAATTTCTATATTGAAGATGAGACCTCTAATGTTAAGGTTTTAAAACTTATACTTCAGCCTTTCTTAGAAAATTCAATTTATCATGGGATAAAACCAAAGGGAGAGCCTGGAATTATAAATATCTATGGAACTATAGACTCAGATTTTCTCTCCATCAAAATTGAAGATAATGGAATAGGAATGGAAGAAGACATAATTAAAACAATCTTCTCCTCAAAAAGCAGCTTTGGAGTAAGAGGAACAATAGAGAGAATTAATCTGTTTTATGAAGGGGATGACTTAGTGATTATTAAAAGTAAAAAGGGGGTAGGAACAACAGTTATAATAAAAATACCCCTAGGGGAGAGGGTTTTATATGGGAATCTATAA
- a CDS encoding response regulator gives MGIYKVLIVDDEYLVRELIKRSIKWEELGLALVGEASGGMEAIDLVEDLNPEIIITDINMPVMDGIKLSENILAKYPQIKIIILSGYDDFEYAKKSISVGVREYILKPIDSTELTNSLLTQVNDIDKEEELRDKMNFMEPYLKERILNDLLFSSVEKDELYKYGLSFKSNMFRLALCRVDRGLGGIYKSRQYVIDTINNYFIDKSDSYCFWASGGYIVLLFHNKHSELENLCQRVINNINRRFNISLTIGISQTLIGIDNISSLYKQSKRGLESRIIGDKNSVILYDDTVALWGYDPIKSNTLLKEFSLSLKSGLLENCKKQIEDLFNLQIMGVGGDLNSLRILSSNIIFIVLQVISDHGIEIESIFGQNKQPYHNLYRLNNIGDINEYLFSLCRKITYEIKDKNCKSCNLLISNVKKFIKENMRNPDLQLTIVAENFHINPSYLSRKFKSECGISFIDFLARLRLEKAIELVQNSDKRSYEIAEEIGISDPHYFSIFFKKKMNMSLSEYKKTLKVK, from the coding sequence ATGGGAATCTATAAAGTTCTAATTGTTGATGATGAATACCTTGTTAGGGAGCTTATTAAAAGGTCAATAAAATGGGAAGAGTTAGGGTTAGCCTTGGTGGGTGAGGCATCAGGAGGAATGGAGGCAATTGATTTAGTTGAAGATCTAAATCCTGAAATTATTATTACAGATATTAATATGCCTGTAATGGATGGAATAAAGTTAAGTGAAAATATTCTGGCTAAGTATCCCCAAATTAAAATTATTATCCTTAGTGGATATGACGATTTTGAATATGCTAAAAAATCTATATCGGTAGGGGTTAGAGAGTATATTTTAAAACCTATAGACTCTACTGAGTTAACAAACTCACTGTTAACACAGGTAAATGATATAGATAAAGAGGAAGAACTAAGAGATAAAATGAATTTTATGGAGCCCTATTTGAAAGAGAGAATTTTAAATGATCTTCTCTTCTCTAGTGTAGAAAAAGATGAACTATATAAATATGGACTCTCTTTTAAAAGTAATATGTTTAGATTAGCTCTATGCAGAGTCGATAGAGGTCTTGGTGGAATTTATAAAAGCAGACAATATGTAATTGATACAATTAATAACTACTTTATAGATAAAAGTGATTCTTACTGCTTTTGGGCTAGTGGGGGTTATATCGTCCTACTATTCCACAATAAACACTCTGAATTAGAAAACCTCTGCCAACGAGTAATTAATAACATTAATAGACGGTTTAATATCTCTTTAACCATAGGTATAAGTCAGACTCTTATTGGAATAGATAATATTAGTTCCCTTTATAAGCAGTCTAAACGAGGTTTAGAATCTCGAATTATTGGGGATAAAAATAGTGTCATTTTATACGATGATACAGTAGCTCTATGGGGGTATGATCCTATTAAGAGTAACACCCTTCTTAAGGAGTTTTCATTAAGTCTTAAATCAGGACTTCTTGAAAACTGCAAAAAACAGATAGAAGATCTTTTTAATTTACAAATTATGGGTGTTGGTGGAGATTTAAACTCCCTAAGGATCCTAAGTTCAAATATTATCTTTATAGTCCTGCAAGTTATTAGTGATCATGGTATTGAGATAGAGTCAATCTTTGGTCAAAATAAGCAGCCATATCACAATTTATATAGACTGAATAACATTGGGGATATCAATGAATACCTGTTCTCTCTTTGCCGCAAAATAACCTATGAAATTAAGGATAAAAACTGTAAGAGTTGTAATTTATTAATATCTAATGTTAAGAAATTTATAAAGGAAAATATGCGAAATCCAGACCTGCAGCTAACAATAGTTGCTGAGAACTTTCATATTAATCCAAGCTATTTAAGTAGAAAATTTAAGAGTGAGTGTGGTATTAGCTTTATTGATTTTTTAGCCCGTCTTAGGTTAGAGAAGGCAATTGAGTTAGTACAAAATAGTGATAAAAGAAGTTACGAAATAGCAGAGGAGATTGGCATAAGTGACCCCCATTATTTTAGTATATTTTTTAAAAAAAAGATGAATATGTCTCTAAGTGAATATAAAAAAACCTTAAAGGTCAAATAA
- a CDS encoding extracellular solute-binding protein: MKKLLLVSCLILSTVVLFSKNSAEAKNFDDGVITLNLWDIMVTDDEARVIKPTIDKWNKNNPGVQIVRDSLDDDSYKTKIKTAIAANEAPDLFFTWGGGFSAPFVDSGKVLNLDSYISKEFKSKALEGSLSYCTYNDNLYGLPYGMWVGVLYCNQEMFDNLGLEIPETFEELLDVAKVFKDNGVGAIGVGAAEKWVGMFYHNIIAERTAGAKLTNLALSGLAPYDSPEFVEAAEKLEALVNADVFNNGYMGMDYEGAQNMFLQGEIPMFFQGDWVSGDCELDDSPVKGKIVVKHFPYIKGHEEFKYDFLGGSVDSFMISANTKYPKEATEFLQFLVEELSTEGAKEGINLPVYKADIDLTSVNRVTRQIIDLTKDATGFTLAWDTFLVGEDAELHLDLVQEMFAGMITPEEFSSKMQTINQ, from the coding sequence ATGAAAAAATTATTATTAGTTAGTTGTTTGATTTTATCTACAGTTGTTTTGTTTTCTAAAAACAGTGCAGAGGCTAAAAATTTTGATGATGGAGTAATAACCCTAAACTTATGGGATATTATGGTTACAGATGATGAAGCTAGGGTTATTAAACCAACAATTGATAAGTGGAATAAGAACAATCCAGGGGTACAGATCGTAAGGGACTCCTTAGATGATGACTCATATAAAACAAAGATAAAAACAGCTATTGCTGCTAACGAAGCTCCGGACCTATTTTTTACATGGGGTGGTGGTTTTTCTGCTCCTTTTGTTGATTCTGGGAAGGTTTTAAACCTTGATTCCTATATATCTAAAGAGTTTAAATCTAAGGCTTTAGAAGGTTCTCTGTCCTACTGTACATATAACGATAATCTATATGGTCTTCCATATGGTATGTGGGTTGGAGTTTTATACTGTAACCAAGAGATGTTTGATAATTTAGGCTTAGAAATTCCTGAAACATTTGAAGAACTTTTAGATGTTGCTAAGGTTTTTAAAGATAATGGTGTTGGTGCTATTGGTGTTGGAGCTGCAGAGAAGTGGGTTGGAATGTTTTACCACAATATTATTGCAGAACGTACTGCAGGGGCGAAATTAACTAACCTTGCTTTAAGTGGTTTAGCCCCATATGACTCCCCTGAATTTGTGGAAGCAGCAGAGAAATTAGAAGCGTTGGTTAATGCGGATGTTTTTAATAACGGATATATGGGAATGGATTATGAGGGTGCGCAAAATATGTTTCTACAGGGAGAAATACCTATGTTTTTCCAAGGAGATTGGGTCTCTGGAGATTGTGAATTAGATGACTCTCCTGTAAAGGGTAAAATTGTTGTTAAACACTTTCCATATATAAAAGGACACGAAGAGTTCAAGTATGACTTCTTAGGTGGTTCTGTAGATAGTTTTATGATTAGTGCAAATACTAAGTATCCAAAAGAAGCTACAGAGTTTCTCCAGTTTTTAGTTGAAGAGCTTTCCACTGAGGGTGCAAAAGAGGGTATTAATCTCCCTGTTTACAAAGCTGATATTGATCTTACTTCAGTAAATAGAGTGACCAGACAGATAATCGATCTAACAAAGGACGCTACGGGGTTTACCCTTGCTTGGGATACTTTTTTAGTAGGTGAAGATGCTGAACTACACCTAGACCTAGTACAAGAGATGTTTGCAGGAATGATAACTCCAGAAGAGTTTAGTTCAAAAATGCAGACTATAAATCAATAA
- a CDS encoding carbohydrate ABC transporter permease: MDKVLRDKRAILLFVLPGLTLFLLVVIIPMFTSIYYSLLDWNGFGDRTFIGLKNYYELFSGKVFSFNKSIINGFYLTFLTLLFQFPMALVLALILSSEIKGEGFFRTVYFIPVMLSAVVIAMLFQRIYDPNYGLLHMVLLKLGLQSWAEVTLLGNPKTAMTAASFPILWQWVGYHMLLLYAGAKSVPTELREAAKIDGAGPVTTVFRIVLPLMLPVIKVCIVMLIIGSIKEFDVIFTMTKGGPVNSSQMPSLVMIETIFRRYKYGMGSAMAMCIVLLCLLITALLQKIFDRKDP; encoded by the coding sequence ATGGACAAGGTACTAAGGGATAAAAGAGCAATTTTATTATTCGTATTACCCGGTTTAACTCTTTTTTTATTGGTAGTTATTATTCCTATGTTTACATCTATCTACTACAGTTTATTGGATTGGAACGGGTTTGGAGATAGAACCTTCATTGGTTTAAAGAACTACTATGAGTTATTCTCAGGAAAAGTTTTTAGTTTTAATAAATCCATAATAAATGGTTTTTACCTTACATTTTTGACTCTACTATTTCAATTTCCTATGGCTTTAGTATTAGCATTAATACTATCTAGTGAGATTAAGGGAGAGGGATTTTTTAGGACAGTATATTTTATTCCAGTTATGTTATCAGCTGTAGTTATTGCAATGTTATTTCAAAGGATTTATGACCCCAATTACGGTCTTCTGCACATGGTTTTGTTAAAATTAGGCCTCCAGTCATGGGCGGAAGTCACACTACTTGGAAACCCAAAAACAGCAATGACTGCAGCTAGTTTTCCTATTTTATGGCAGTGGGTTGGTTACCACATGTTACTGTTATATGCCGGAGCTAAATCTGTTCCTACCGAACTTAGGGAGGCGGCTAAAATTGATGGAGCTGGGCCAGTAACAACAGTTTTTAGAATAGTTCTTCCCCTAATGCTTCCTGTTATTAAGGTATGTATTGTTATGTTAATTATAGGTTCTATAAAGGAGTTTGATGTTATATTTACAATGACAAAAGGAGGGCCTGTAAACTCTAGTCAGATGCCTAGCTTAGTTATGATAGAGACAATTTTTAGAAGGTATAAGTATGGGATGGGCAGTGCAATGGCCATGTGTATTGTTCTTCTCTGTCTGCTTATAACAGCCCTTCTACAAAAAATATTTGATAGGAAGGATCCATGA
- a CDS encoding carbohydrate ABC transporter permease has protein sequence MKKFNIKNTPLYSFLIVVALIQIYPLIYLFFFSLKSNSEIFGGNVAGLPTNWLWSNYKSIFSNSDMPTYFFNSTVVTVISILLVIFLGGTVGYAIERMRWRYSKLVLTIFLLGIMIPAQSSLLPLFMNLSHFNITDSYQALILPYVSFGLPISIYIFTGFYESIPYEMEESGCLEGCSIFQIYSYIIMPMVKPAIATIAIFTYRNVWNELLFAVTFITKKAYKTVPVGLMSLRGRYSTKWGPIGAALLIAVLPSLILYFILSKQVQESMTSGAIKG, from the coding sequence ATGAAAAAGTTTAATATAAAAAATACTCCACTTTATAGTTTTTTAATAGTTGTTGCCCTAATTCAAATTTATCCTCTAATATATCTATTTTTCTTCTCTCTAAAGAGTAATTCAGAGATCTTTGGTGGAAACGTTGCAGGACTCCCTACAAACTGGTTGTGGAGTAATTATAAATCTATTTTTAGTAATAGTGATATGCCTACTTATTTTTTTAATAGTACAGTTGTTACTGTTATAAGTATATTACTGGTAATCTTCCTAGGGGGAACTGTAGGATATGCTATAGAGAGGATGAGGTGGAGATATAGTAAGCTAGTTTTAACAATTTTTTTACTAGGAATAATGATTCCTGCCCAATCTAGTCTACTACCACTTTTTATGAATCTATCCCACTTTAATATAACAGATTCCTACCAAGCATTAATACTTCCCTATGTATCCTTTGGTCTACCTATATCGATCTACATTTTTACTGGTTTCTATGAATCTATTCCCTATGAAATGGAGGAGTCAGGCTGCCTTGAGGGCTGTTCTATCTTCCAGATCTACTCCTATATTATTATGCCTATGGTTAAACCAGCAATAGCAACAATTGCAATTTTTACATATAGAAATGTTTGGAATGAGTTACTTTTTGCTGTTACATTTATTACTAAAAAAGCATATAAAACAGTTCCCGTTGGACTAATGTCATTAAGGGGGAGATACTCTACAAAGTGGGGGCCTATTGGGGCTGCCCTGCTAATAGCTGTTTTACCAAGTTTAATACTCTACTTTATATTAAGCAAACAAGTGCAAGAGAGTATGACTTCTGGAGCTATAAAGGGGTAG
- a CDS encoding YgiQ family radical SAM protein, whose product MNSDFLPINRFEMEKLGWDRPDFVVVTGATYVDHPSFGTAIISRILENMGFKVAILALPDWKSLDSFKEFGKPRFAFLINGGNMDSMVSNYTASKKPRKTDVYAPGNVPGLRPDRASIVYSAAIKQVYKKVPIILGGIEASLRRMAHYDYWSNKVRRSIILDSKADLVIYGMGERQILEIGKRFKEGMSIKQMKDIPGTLYRTHSKPEFNAIYLPTFKEIIDSKKKFAESFKIQHTNTDPFNGSPLVEGYPGEWVVQNIPSKPLLEEELDWVHELPYKRDYHPSYKSRGGIKAIEEVKFSLISNRGCYGGCSFCALTFHQGRIVRSRSHESIIKEAIEITKQPDFKGYIHDVGGPTANFTKRACFKQESRGACPTKQCLAPEPCKLLEVDHSDYLKLLRELRSLDGVKKVFIRSGIRFDYLMLDKDETFFKELVEHHISGQLKVAPEHISDNVLRLMGKPGNRVFSNFSKRYKEINEELGKDQYLVPYFISSHPGSTLKDAIELAEYLRDTGLRSDQVQDFIPTPGTLSTAMYYSGYDPVTMKPVKSEMSPHEKAMQRALLQYKKPQNRELVREALILCKREDLIGRGEKCLIPLASKGSKKKFRR is encoded by the coding sequence ATGAATAGTGATTTTTTACCAATTAATAGATTCGAGATGGAAAAACTTGGCTGGGATAGGCCAGATTTTGTAGTTGTTACTGGGGCTACCTATGTGGACCATCCCTCTTTTGGAACTGCAATTATTAGTCGAATTCTAGAAAATATGGGGTTTAAAGTTGCAATTTTAGCACTTCCTGACTGGAAGAGTTTAGATAGTTTTAAGGAGTTTGGGAAACCCCGTTTTGCATTTTTAATAAATGGTGGAAATATGGACTCTATGGTAAGTAACTATACCGCATCTAAAAAACCAAGAAAAACCGATGTTTATGCCCCTGGAAATGTTCCAGGGTTAAGACCTGATCGTGCGTCTATTGTCTACTCCGCAGCCATAAAGCAGGTATATAAAAAGGTTCCAATTATTTTAGGTGGAATTGAAGCCTCCCTTAGAAGAATGGCCCATTACGACTACTGGAGTAATAAGGTTAGGCGATCCATAATATTAGACTCAAAGGCTGATCTTGTTATATATGGTATGGGGGAGCGGCAAATTCTAGAGATTGGAAAAAGGTTTAAAGAGGGGATGTCAATTAAACAGATGAAAGATATCCCAGGAACACTCTATAGAACCCATAGTAAACCGGAATTTAATGCTATATATCTTCCAACCTTTAAAGAGATAATTGATAGTAAAAAAAAGTTTGCAGAGTCGTTTAAAATACAGCATACAAATACTGACCCATTTAATGGAAGTCCTTTAGTTGAGGGATATCCAGGAGAGTGGGTTGTACAAAATATCCCTAGTAAACCCCTGTTAGAAGAGGAGTTAGACTGGGTTCATGAGTTACCTTATAAAAGGGATTACCACCCATCCTACAAGAGTCGGGGAGGTATAAAAGCAATTGAAGAGGTTAAGTTTAGCTTAATAAGTAATCGAGGTTGTTATGGTGGTTGTAGTTTTTGTGCGCTAACCTTTCACCAAGGTCGTATTGTTAGGTCAAGAAGCCACGAATCTATAATTAAAGAAGCTATAGAGATTACAAAACAACCTGATTTTAAAGGGTATATCCATGATGTTGGAGGACCTACAGCTAACTTTACTAAAAGAGCATGTTTTAAACAGGAGAGTAGAGGAGCCTGTCCAACAAAGCAGTGTCTTGCACCTGAACCCTGTAAGTTATTAGAAGTTGATCATTCAGACTATTTAAAGTTGTTACGGGAATTAAGATCCCTTGATGGCGTAAAAAAAGTCTTTATTAGATCTGGTATTCGTTTTGACTATTTAATGTTAGATAAGGATGAGACATTTTTTAAGGAGTTAGTTGAACACCATATTAGTGGACAATTAAAAGTAGCTCCTGAACATATCTCTGATAACGTATTAAGACTTATGGGTAAACCGGGAAATAGGGTTTTTTCAAACTTTTCAAAAAGATATAAGGAGATTAATGAGGAGTTGGGGAAAGACCAGTATCTAGTTCCATATTTTATCTCTTCCCATCCTGGGTCAACCCTAAAAGATGCCATAGAGCTTGCAGAGTATTTAAGAGATACAGGTTTAAGATCGGACCAAGTACAGGACTTTATACCAACCCCTGGAACCCTTTCTACTGCTATGTACTATTCAGGATATGATCCTGTTACAATGAAACCTGTAAAAAGTGAAATGAGTCCCCATGAAAAAGCGATGCAAAGGGCTCTGTTACAGTATAAAAAACCTCAAAATAGAGAGTTAGTTCGAGAGGCTTTAATCCTTTGTAAGAGGGAAGACTTAATAGGTAGAGGGGAAAAATGTCTGATACCTTTAGCGAGTAAAGGTAGTAAGAAAAAGTTTAGGCGTTAA
- a CDS encoding chemotaxis protein CheX, protein MTANMIKPFVLYTINMFRDMFNFTPSYGKAYIVKDLELHKWEISAVVGIMGGLEGIFVIRLKRTLAFKLLNESKMVGSNSSEITNMITGMVGEFANIICGNALNLIKDLGKIDVTVPFTIQGTNHTIVWPAKGDIIAIPFNTPHGEFELQININA, encoded by the coding sequence ATGACAGCAAATATGATAAAGCCATTTGTTTTATATACTATTAACATGTTTAGAGATATGTTTAACTTCACACCATCCTATGGAAAGGCCTATATAGTTAAGGATTTAGAGCTCCATAAATGGGAAATATCCGCTGTAGTTGGTATAATGGGCGGACTTGAAGGTATTTTTGTAATACGTCTAAAGAGAACCCTAGCATTTAAACTACTTAATGAATCGAAGATGGTTGGTAGTAATTCATCGGAAATAACAAACATGATTACAGGTATGGTTGGTGAGTTCGCCAATATAATATGTGGAAATGCCCTAAACCTAATCAAAGATCTAGGAAAAATTGATGTTACTGTACCATTTACTATACAGGGAACAAACCATACAATAGTTTGGCCAGCCAAGGGGGATATTATAGCTATACCATTTAATACACCCCATGGAGAGTTTGAACTTCAAATAAACATTAACGCCTAA
- a CDS encoding GNAT family N-acetyltransferase, whose amino-acid sequence MELLDRIKNIEDEYTKLTSNIEKYRYYTKYIDNITPDIPQQNYIFIKKGVQIDRVKNIVLKERDKFLNEKRRLLRFVFDPESANSGEIPELSDFNFNTHSLFILDLSLCKSEFADSHCFPVTPQDKKRLYKLHKKQNIGIKFSYRYIKRWIKIKFYTREIETVVYSKNGAFLGSCELFFKDNVVKLEDFEVLKEFRTKRVGEAIMKSAVSIAKSRGCKVLYLTTDKYSWVADYYQRRGFYKYSEYNSCTMYGRI is encoded by the coding sequence ATGGAATTATTAGATAGAATTAAAAATATTGAGGATGAGTATACTAAACTAACTTCAAATATTGAAAAATATAGATACTATACAAAATATATTGATAATATTACCCCGGACATTCCCCAACAAAACTACATTTTTATAAAAAAAGGTGTACAAATAGATAGGGTAAAAAACATTGTTCTAAAAGAGAGGGATAAATTTTTAAATGAAAAGCGAAGACTACTTCGTTTTGTTTTTGATCCAGAGTCAGCGAACTCTGGAGAGATTCCAGAATTGTCAGACTTCAACTTTAATACCCACTCCCTATTTATTTTAGATTTAAGCCTATGTAAAAGTGAATTTGCAGATAGCCACTGCTTTCCTGTGACCCCACAGGATAAAAAGCGGCTTTATAAGCTTCATAAAAAACAGAATATTGGTATTAAGTTTAGTTACAGATATATAAAAAGATGGATTAAGATAAAGTTCTATACAAGGGAGATAGAGACTGTTGTATATAGTAAAAATGGAGCATTTCTTGGTAGCTGTGAACTTTTTTTTAAGGATAATGTTGTTAAGCTTGAAGATTTTGAAGTATTAAAAGAGTTTAGAACTAAAAGAGTAGGAGAGGCTATAATGAAATCTGCAGTATCCATTGCAAAGAGCAGAGGTTGCAAAGTCCTCTACTTAACCACGGATAAATATAGTTGGGTTGCAGACTACTACCAGAGAAGGGGATTTTATAAATATTCAGAATACAACAGCTGTACTATGTATGGCAGAATATAA